One genomic window of candidate division KSB1 bacterium includes the following:
- a CDS encoding metallophosphoesterase: protein MGGNGKRGSRTTRRAAGCTILAVGILLLLLLLYARWIEPTRLQVTHLYLQSPKLAPAQQPITIVQLSDLHMRTLTPFYQKVAHVTNSFAPDLVVITGDLIGSSRWLAKEHSQLLHSTLASVARFVGLLKAPHGVFVVRGNNELVAQKELNNTVLDALRAAGATVLCNQHQRVEVNSVPLYVLGADFFSFHPALYADFTVERHDGTCLMRAGRSLDNAYSHYVGPGSRDWQNYECTGAMSYSGSGEAGVGVTVYSAFGSGEDRFYRLRWREGLSGIRLDAHGSPVNPVTIPFSMEPEKWYRFRLQAESLEDRTVVKAKAWEEGYPEPLSWQLVLVDTCRARLTRGTVGLWSHGEGLRRFKDLRVVDTRRDSLLLAAPSCHSGPDPEGWLDFALEREGIRAAAHGIPHEAFTLLLAHSPDMVRPAEDLGIDLVLAGHTHGGQVRLPLVGALYAQTLLGRRYAAGLFSFGTTKLYVNRGIGNAFVPFRFLCRPEITVIHLLPGANPENRLGTNADEEARHGIPNGH from the coding sequence ATGGGCGGCAACGGGAAACGAGGGTCGAGGACAACCCGCAGGGCAGCCGGGTGCACCATCCTAGCGGTGGGCATCCTCCTTCTCCTCCTGCTGCTCTACGCCCGCTGGATTGAACCAACTCGCCTGCAGGTAACCCACCTCTACCTCCAGAGCCCAAAACTGGCGCCTGCACAGCAGCCGATCACCATCGTGCAGCTCTCCGACCTGCACATGCGCACCCTCACCCCTTTCTACCAAAAAGTGGCACATGTAACAAACAGCTTCGCCCCCGACCTGGTGGTCATTACCGGCGACCTCATTGGCTCCTCGCGCTGGCTGGCCAAAGAGCACTCCCAGCTCTTGCACTCGACCTTGGCCAGCGTGGCCCGATTCGTCGGGCTCCTCAAGGCCCCGCACGGGGTCTTTGTCGTGCGCGGCAACAACGAGCTGGTGGCGCAGAAGGAACTCAACAACACGGTGCTGGATGCCCTGCGCGCAGCCGGTGCCACCGTGCTCTGCAATCAGCATCAGCGCGTCGAGGTGAACAGTGTGCCGCTCTACGTCCTGGGCGCGGACTTTTTTTCCTTCCACCCTGCGCTCTATGCTGATTTCACCGTCGAACGCCACGACGGCACCTGCCTGATGCGGGCTGGCCGGTCACTGGACAACGCGTACTCCCACTACGTGGGACCAGGGAGCAGGGACTGGCAGAACTACGAATGTACCGGTGCAATGAGCTATTCCGGTTCCGGCGAGGCGGGCGTGGGAGTGACGGTCTACTCTGCCTTTGGCAGCGGCGAGGACCGCTTCTACCGCCTCCGCTGGCGCGAAGGCCTGTCCGGCATTCGCTTGGACGCCCACGGTTCACCCGTGAATCCGGTCACTATTCCCTTTTCCATGGAGCCGGAGAAGTGGTACAGGTTTCGCCTCCAAGCAGAGTCCCTGGAGGATCGCACCGTGGTCAAGGCCAAGGCCTGGGAAGAAGGTTATCCCGAGCCCCTGAGCTGGCAGCTCGTCTTGGTGGACACCTGCCGGGCGCGACTCACGCGCGGTACCGTGGGCCTGTGGAGCCATGGGGAGGGGCTCAGGCGCTTCAAGGATCTGCGCGTGGTGGACACGAGGCGGGACAGTCTGTTGCTGGCTGCACCATCATGTCACAGCGGCCCAGACCCAGAGGGGTGGTTGGACTTTGCACTTGAGCGCGAGGGCATACGAGCGGCGGCGCATGGCATCCCGCATGAAGCCTTCACGCTGCTGCTGGCGCACTCACCGGATATGGTGCGGCCGGCGGAGGACCTGGGCATTGACCTGGTGCTTGCCGGCCACACGCACGGCGGCCAGGTCCGCCTGCCCCTTGTAGGAGCGCTGTACGCCCAAACGCTCCTGGGCAGACGTTACGCCGCCGGCCTTTTCAGCTTTGGCACCACCAAACTGTACGTGAACCGGGGCATTGGGAACGCCTTCGTTCCTTTTCGCTTTCTCTGTCGACCCGAGATCACCGTTATCCACCTCCTACCAGGGGCAAACCCTGAGAACAGGTTGGGGACAAACGCAGATGAGGAGGCACGCCATGGCATACCTAATGGGCATTGA
- a CDS encoding DUF5698 domain-containing protein yields the protein MSLALNAIMIFFFRIIDVSLGTIRMIFIIQGRRIVAALIGFVEVTIFLVAISKAISGMHNIISVIAYSGGFACGTLLGITIEHKLALGWSHIRIISQRFSRQIATALREAGFGVTVVPGEGMKGPVELVYTTVRRKQSRQVIKTVESIDRDAFITLHDSRHIFRGHIAANKKK from the coding sequence ATGAGTCTGGCGCTGAACGCGATCATGATTTTTTTCTTCCGAATCATCGACGTCAGTCTTGGCACGATTCGGATGATCTTCATCATCCAGGGGCGGCGCATCGTGGCGGCCCTCATTGGTTTCGTGGAGGTCACTATCTTCCTGGTGGCCATCTCCAAGGCCATCTCCGGGATGCACAACATCATAAGCGTCATCGCCTATTCAGGAGGCTTTGCGTGCGGGACCTTGCTGGGGATCACTATCGAGCATAAACTGGCGTTGGGGTGGTCACACATCCGCATCATCTCGCAGCGTTTTTCGCGCCAGATTGCGACTGCGTTGCGCGAGGCAGGGTTCGGGGTGACGGTGGTTCCGGGAGAAGGGATGAAAGGGCCGGTGGAGTTGGTCTATACCACGGTGCGCCGCAAGCAGAGCAGACAGGTGATCAAGACCGTGGAGAGCATCGATCGGGATGCCTTCATCACTCTGCACGACTCGCGGCACATCTTTCGAGGTCACATAGCGGCCAACAAGAAGAAGTAA
- a CDS encoding galactokinase has translation MASSIAREPLLEQFTLHFGAPPQVLVRAAGRVNLIGEHTDYNDGFVLPAAIDRHIYFLARRRAGAKVRAYAAEFDELATFPVQQERPDKPHHWSVYLIGVLQLLQARGVALDGFDVLIAGNLPRAAGLSSSAALEVGMASLVQALYPFRMQELELIKLVQQAEHQFAGTKCGIMDMFVCRLGRRDHALFLDCRSLDYRLVPLQLRESALVICDSKKKRGLASSAYNERRAQCEEGVRLIRQWLPEVRALRDVSVEQFAELSGRLPEVVRRRCEHVVRENARVLDAVRALEGGDLSHFGRLMVQSHESLRDLYEVSCPELDTLVESALAVDGTLGARLTGAGFGGCTVNLVRTDAVEAFRERVCSDYVRRFGREPGILVCRADDGVQVEWL, from the coding sequence GTGGCAAGTTCGATAGCAAGAGAACCGCTGCTTGAACAGTTCACCCTCCACTTCGGTGCGCCACCACAGGTGCTGGTGCGCGCTGCTGGCCGCGTGAACCTCATCGGCGAACACACCGACTACAACGACGGCTTTGTGCTGCCGGCAGCTATTGACCGGCACATCTACTTTCTTGCTCGGCGACGAGCAGGTGCAAAGGTGCGTGCCTATGCCGCCGAGTTCGACGAGCTTGCCACGTTTCCCGTCCAGCAGGAACGGCCCGACAAGCCACACCACTGGAGCGTCTACCTCATCGGGGTGCTGCAACTCCTGCAAGCGCGGGGCGTAGCGCTGGACGGATTTGACGTCCTCATTGCCGGCAATCTGCCGCGGGCGGCGGGACTGAGCTCCTCTGCGGCTCTTGAGGTCGGGATGGCCTCTCTGGTTCAGGCACTGTACCCATTCAGGATGCAAGAGCTGGAGCTCATCAAACTGGTACAGCAGGCCGAACACCAGTTCGCGGGCACCAAGTGCGGGATCATGGACATGTTCGTCTGCCGGCTCGGTCGCCGCGACCACGCCCTTTTCCTGGACTGCCGTTCTTTGGACTATCGGCTGGTGCCGCTGCAGCTGCGTGAGAGTGCATTGGTCATCTGCGACAGCAAGAAGAAGCGCGGCCTGGCTTCCTCCGCTTACAACGAGCGCCGCGCCCAGTGTGAAGAAGGTGTGCGTCTGATTCGGCAGTGGCTGCCGGAGGTCAGGGCCCTTCGCGACGTCAGTGTAGAGCAGTTTGCCGAGTTGAGCGGGCGCCTGCCGGAGGTGGTGAGGCGACGCTGCGAGCACGTGGTGCGGGAAAACGCCCGCGTGCTGGATGCTGTCCGTGCGCTGGAGGGGGGCGACCTGAGCCACTTTGGCCGGCTGATGGTCCAATCGCATGAGAGTTTGCGCGACCTTTACGAGGTGAGCTGTCCAGAGTTGGACACCCTGGTGGAGAGCGCCCTGGCAGTTGACGGCACGCTGGGTGCCCGCCTGACCGGAGCGGGATTCGGTGGGTGCACCGTCAATCTGGTGCGCACGGACGCCGTCGAGGCGTTTCGCGAGCGGGTGTGCAGCGACTATGTCCGACGCTTTGGTCGTGAGCCCGGCATTCTGGTCTGCCGCGCCGACGATGGCGTGCAGGTGGAGTGGCTTTGA
- a CDS encoding replication-associated recombination protein A produces MSLFEPEPESAPVSPEAPLADRVRPRTLAEFVGQAHLVGEGKVLRRAIERDELMSMIFWGPPGVGKTTLARIIARETHCSFFSLSAVTSGVAEVRAVIDKARQLRTRSGRRTILFIDEIHRFNKAQQDALLHAVEDGTILLIGATTENPSFEVIPPLLSRCRVYKMEPLTEAELDAVLVGALQRDEELSRLRITFAEGARQLLLQLSAGDARVALNALELAVRLAPAKEGHVTITRELIEEAMQRRTLLYDKKGDYHYDTISAFIKSVRGSDPDAALYWLARMLEGGEDPLFVARRLIILASEDIGNADPHALMVATSAFQAVHAVGMPEARIILAQATTYLASAPKSNASYLAIEAATADVRQEQPGSVPLHLRNAPTQLMRQFGYAAGYHYPHDHGGFVEQDYFPKEIGPRVYYKPTDNGVEKRIRERLEQLWPKRRRRSE; encoded by the coding sequence ATGAGCCTTTTTGAGCCAGAACCCGAATCAGCTCCTGTCTCGCCAGAGGCGCCTCTTGCCGACCGGGTGCGGCCGAGGACCCTTGCCGAGTTTGTGGGGCAGGCGCACCTTGTTGGGGAGGGCAAGGTGCTACGCAGGGCCATCGAGCGCGATGAGCTGATGTCGATGATCTTCTGGGGGCCGCCCGGCGTGGGGAAAACTACGTTGGCGCGTATTATCGCTCGCGAGACGCATTGCAGCTTTTTCTCCCTCAGCGCGGTGACCTCGGGTGTGGCAGAGGTTCGTGCCGTCATCGACAAGGCGCGGCAATTGCGGACGCGCAGCGGCAGGCGTACCATTCTCTTCATTGATGAAATCCACCGCTTCAACAAGGCGCAGCAGGATGCGCTGCTGCATGCGGTTGAGGACGGGACCATCCTCCTCATTGGTGCCACGACCGAGAACCCCAGTTTCGAGGTCATCCCCCCGTTGTTGTCGCGCTGCCGGGTTTACAAGATGGAGCCCCTCACGGAGGCGGAATTGGATGCGGTGCTAGTGGGGGCACTCCAGCGGGATGAGGAGCTGAGTCGGTTGCGCATTACTTTCGCGGAGGGGGCGCGTCAGCTCCTGCTGCAGCTTTCGGCGGGCGATGCGCGTGTGGCGCTGAACGCCCTGGAGCTGGCGGTTCGGCTGGCGCCTGCAAAGGAGGGGCATGTCACCATCACCCGCGAGCTCATCGAGGAGGCAATGCAACGGCGCACCCTCCTTTATGACAAGAAAGGCGACTACCACTACGACACCATCTCGGCCTTTATCAAGAGCGTGCGGGGATCGGACCCAGATGCCGCGCTTTACTGGCTGGCGCGCATGCTGGAAGGGGGGGAGGACCCGCTCTTTGTGGCGCGCCGGCTGATTATTCTCGCCTCAGAGGACATCGGCAACGCCGACCCCCATGCGCTGATGGTGGCCACCTCGGCCTTCCAGGCAGTACACGCCGTGGGCATGCCGGAGGCCCGCATCATCTTGGCCCAGGCCACGACCTACCTGGCTTCTGCGCCGAAGAGCAACGCCTCCTACCTCGCGATCGAGGCAGCCACTGCCGATGTGCGCCAGGAACAGCCCGGCTCTGTGCCCTTGCACCTGCGTAACGCCCCCACCCAGCTCATGCGCCAATTTGGCTATGCCGCCGGCTACCACTACCCTCACGACCATGGCGGCTTTGTGGAACAGGATTACTTCCCCAAGGAAATAGGACCTCGGGTGTACTACAAGCCCACCGATAACGGCGTGGAAAAGCGTATCAGGGAACGGCTCGAACAGCTGTGGCCCAAACGTCGGCGCAGGAGCGAGTGA
- the rbsK gene encoding ribokinase: protein MAETPGKRIVVVGSSNTDLVVRCPRAPAAGETVLGSGFFIAAGGKGANQAVAAARLGAEVWFVARVGDDLFGRQAIAGLTAEGVHCDFVAVDPTYPSGVALIVLEEQGQNRIVVALGANEHLTPADVDKARTVLASAGVLLVQLETPLETVLHAVDMAARAGVPVILNPAPGRPLPAELLPMVSIITPNESEAELLTGVRVSGGAHVREAAVRLHRTGVKNVIITLGAKGAFFFDGSDGVLVPGFPVKAVDTTAAGDAFNGALAVGLVQGLALPDAVRYANAAAALAVQTLGAQPSLPRAAEVEAFLAGH from the coding sequence ATGGCCGAGACCCCGGGTAAGAGGATTGTGGTTGTGGGCAGTTCCAATACCGACCTTGTGGTGCGCTGCCCTCGGGCACCGGCGGCAGGCGAGACGGTGCTGGGGAGCGGCTTTTTCATCGCGGCCGGCGGCAAAGGGGCAAATCAGGCGGTCGCTGCGGCACGCCTTGGGGCGGAGGTCTGGTTCGTCGCGCGCGTGGGGGATGACCTCTTCGGCAGGCAGGCCATCGCCGGCCTCACTGCCGAGGGCGTACACTGCGACTTTGTAGCAGTGGACCCGACCTACCCCTCCGGCGTGGCCCTCATTGTGCTGGAAGAACAGGGACAAAACCGCATCGTGGTGGCTTTGGGCGCGAATGAACACCTGACCCCTGCGGACGTGGACAAAGCGCGCACGGTGCTTGCCAGTGCCGGTGTGTTACTGGTGCAATTGGAAACGCCGCTGGAAACGGTTCTACATGCCGTGGATATGGCAGCCAGAGCGGGCGTGCCGGTCATCCTCAATCCGGCACCGGGGCGGCCTCTGCCTGCAGAGCTGTTGCCTATGGTAAGCATCATCACCCCCAACGAGAGCGAAGCGGAGCTGCTCACGGGCGTGAGGGTGAGTGGTGGCGCGCACGTGCGTGAAGCCGCCGTTCGCCTCCATCGGACAGGCGTCAAGAACGTCATCATCACCCTTGGCGCCAAAGGAGCCTTCTTTTTCGACGGCAGCGATGGCGTTTTGGTGCCCGGTTTCCCGGTGAAGGCAGTGGACACGACTGCCGCAGGCGATGCGTTCAACGGTGCGTTAGCCGTAGGATTGGTGCAAGGCCTAGCGTTGCCTGATGCGGTGCGCTACGCGAATGCGGCTGCCGCCTTGGCAGTGCAGACGCTGGGAGCGCAACCCTCACTGCCGCGCGCTGCCGAGGTGGAGGCCTTCCTGGCCGGACATTGA
- a CDS encoding ion channel, giving the protein MPRPKRRKRGWHDWFALWARRFRTVASVAIVIFVLCYVLGAFVRIGKSSGSYVQAGGAVATLVGGANLLRAALLRRRRSVFWAMALLPILFVAGIVEYYIICHRDLYWIILALLAVAVALNVYEFALSLRAVWRGEAVSRESTLAQFAFLYVTTVLSYTLLYTILDPHVPHRLFKMEASIDPLLDFLYLSVITATTVGYGDIVPLTAGAKMLIMSQTIICYLFLSILIGLIVSWTSSYRGRRSSQTHSR; this is encoded by the coding sequence ATGCCAAGACCAAAGCGAAGGAAGCGGGGGTGGCACGACTGGTTTGCCTTGTGGGCGCGGCGTTTCCGCACAGTTGCCAGCGTGGCAATAGTCATTTTTGTGCTCTGCTACGTGCTCGGCGCCTTTGTCCGCATCGGCAAGTCAAGCGGTAGCTATGTGCAGGCGGGCGGCGCGGTGGCCACGCTGGTGGGTGGGGCGAATCTACTGCGTGCGGCTTTGCTGCGACGGCGGCGCTCAGTGTTCTGGGCCATGGCCCTTCTCCCCATACTCTTTGTGGCAGGAATCGTGGAGTACTACATCATCTGCCACCGAGATCTCTATTGGATTATCCTCGCCCTGCTGGCAGTGGCAGTGGCGCTCAACGTCTACGAATTTGCTTTGAGCCTGCGCGCTGTCTGGCGCGGCGAGGCCGTGTCGCGCGAAAGCACGCTGGCGCAGTTTGCCTTTCTTTACGTTACCACCGTGCTCAGCTACACCTTGCTCTACACCATCCTTGACCCGCACGTGCCGCATCGCCTGTTCAAGATGGAGGCCAGCATCGACCCGCTCTTGGACTTTTTGTACCTGAGCGTGATCACGGCCACCACGGTGGGCTACGGGGACATTGTGCCGCTCACTGCCGGCGCCAAAATGCTGATCATGTCGCAAACCATCATCTGCTACCTGTTCCTCTCCATACTTATCGGCCTCATCGTGAGCTGGACAAGCAGCTACCGGGGCCGGCGGTCCTCCCAAACGCATTCTCGGTAA